The window TCGCAATCCCTCCGGCCCCGCAGCCACCGGCCACACCATGGGGAGCGTGGCGGAGCGGAAGCGGGGATCTGGCAAGGCCCGCAGGGCGGCGACCTGAGCCGGAGTGAGGATCGGCCCCGGGAGCTCGATGAGGCGAGCGGCCTCCTCATCCGGGTTCAGCAGGTTGCCGCGGGCGCCCAGCAGCACGGTCAGGGACATCACCCGGGTCTCCCGCAGGGGATCGATGGGCGGGTTCGTCACCTGGGCGAAGCGTTGCTTGAAGAAATTGTAAAGGGGGCGGGGCCATCCGGAGAGCATCGCCAGCGGCGTGTCATCGCCCATGGAGCCGATGGGCTCTTGACCGGTCCAGGCCATCGGGCGAAGCAGGAGGGCCAGCTCCTCCGCCGTGTAGCCGAACGCGATCTGTCGCCGGAGGAGCGCCTTTGGTTCGGAGGGCGGGATATAGGCGGGGGCCTCCGGGAGACGCACCCGATGGCGGCGCACCCACTCCGCGTAGGGACGCCGGGCGCTGAGCTCGGCCCGCAGGGCGGTGGGATCCTGCACCCGGCCGGTGCGGAGATCCGCTGTTAGCATCTGACCCGGCCCCAGGCGGTCCAGCCGCAGGATCCGTTCGGGGGGGATCTCCAGGGCCCCGATCTCGGAGCCGCAGTAGAGCAGGCCATCCACCGTCCGCAGCGTCCGCAGCGGGCGCAGGCCATTGCGATCCAGCAGCGCGCCTATGAAGCGGCCGTCGGTGAACAGCACTGCGGCGGGACCGTCCCACGGTTCCATCAGGCCCTGGTGGTAAGCATAGAAGCCTCGCGCCGCTTCATCGAGCTCGGGGGACTTTTCCCATGCCTCCGGGATCAGCATGCGCAGGGCGTGGCGGATGTCGTAGCCGGAGTGGACCAGGAACTCCACCACGTTGTCCAGCATGGCGGAGTCCGAGCCCTCGGAATCGATGATCGGCCGCAGGTCCTCGATGGAATCCCCCCAAAGCGGGGAGGTCAACAGGGCCTCCCGGGCGCGCATCCCGTGGATGTTTCCCTGGAGCGTGTTGATCTCCCCGTTGTGGCAGAGGGTGCGGAAGGGCTGAGCCCGGGCCCAGGCGGGCAGGGTGTTGGTGCTGAAACGCTGGTGGAAGATCACGAAGTCCGTCTCGAAGGCCGGGTCCTCCAGATCCGGATAGAAACGCGGCAGATCTCGGGAGAGGACCAGAGCTTTGTAAACGATGGTGCGGGAGGAAGCGGAGGCGACATAGAGGGAGAGTCCTTCGGCGGCCGCCTCCCGCTCGCTCCGGCGACGGGCGCGATACAGCCGACGGTCGATCCCTTCGGGGGTGTCGCCTCGTTCGTCCGCCAGCAGGGCCTGAACGATGGCCGGGCACGTGGCCCGGGCCCGAGGGCCGAGGAGCTCCGCGCGGATCGGCACGGGGCGCCACGCCAGGAGGGTGAATCCCTGCGCCTGAAAGGCGGCCCTCAGGAGCGCGCGGGCTTTCTCCTGAGCGGCGGGATCCAGAGGAAGGAAGAGCATCGCAACCGCCAGACGTTCGGGCGCCGTATGCAGGCCCTGAGCCTCCAGAAAGCGCAGGAACAGGCGGCGGGGGAGGGCGGTCAGCACCCCTGCCCCATCGCCGGTCCGCCCATCATCTGCGGTGGCCCCGCGATGGGCCATGCGGTCCAGGGCCTGAAGGGCCATCGTCAGCAGCTCGTGATCCGCCGGGCCTCCGGGACGGGCGAGCAACCCGATCCCGCATGCGTCGCGCTCCCGTCGGTGGATTCCCTCCATCGGATTCCTCCTGGCTGCGCCCCTATGGCGTTCCCGCGAGGGATCCTTCCGCGTCCGGGTAGCCCCCGGGGTTAACGAACATTTTCACAAGGGGTGGGGGGAGTTGTCATCCCCCGTTTGGGCCATTTTGGCCCCCCTGAACGGGCCATTGATCATCTCCTTCTGCTAACCGCTCCAGGATGGGATTACAATCTCGTGTGGAGGGGCATCTATGGGCGCGCGCATCCTGCTGGTGGACGATGACGCGTTGCTCCGGCGCAGCCTGGCCTTCAGCCTGGAGCAGGCGGGCTTCCGGGTGCATACAGCGGCCAGCGCGGAGGAGGCCCTGGCCGTCGCCGCCCGGGAGCGCCCTGACCTGGTCCTCCTGGACATCGGCCTGCCGGGGATGGACGGCCTGGAGGCCCTGCGGCGGTTCCGGGAGGTTCTGGGGGTGCCGGTGGTGTTCCTGACCGCCCGGCGCCGGGAGCTGGACCAGGTGGTCGGGCTGGAGTTGGGGGCGGATGATTACATCACCAAGCCGTTCGACACCGACGTGTTGATCGCCCGCATCCGGGCGGTCCTGCGCCGGGTGCGGGGGGCATCCGCTTCCCCTCCGCCGCCGGGTCGGCTGGTCGTGGGGGACTTGGTCCTCGATCCGGAGGGCCGCACGGTCACCGTGGCTGGCCGGCCCGTCGTTTTATCCCCAAAGGAATTTGACCTCCTCTACACGCTGGCGCTGGCCCCGAATCGGGTGCTGTCGACGGAGACGCTGCTCGCGCAGGTCTGGGGGGCCGAATATGAAGGGCAGCCCGAGACCCTCTATGTTCACATCCGATGGCTGCGGGAGAAAATCGAGGAGGATCCGGAGCATCCCCGGCGCATCGTGACCGTGCGGGGGGTGGGTTACAAGCTGGTGCCCCAGGGATAAGGAGAACGGCCGTGTTCCGCACCTTTCGATCTCGTCTCCTGTGGAGCGTCTGGCTTCCGTTCCTGGTGATGGCTCCCATCCTGGGATTGATGCTGATCGGCTTGGTGGAGGAGCGCATCCTCCTGCCTGCGCTGGCCCAGGAGATGATCGACCAGGGGATCCTGATCGCCCGGCTGGGGCAGGTCCTCCCGGAGATCTGGAGGGATCCCGAGGCGGCCCAGGCCTTCCTGCGGGCGCTGGAGATCCGACAGCCCACTCAGGTGCTGCTGTTGGATCCCTCAGGGCGGTTGTTGGCGGGGCCGGAGGAGAGGGGCCTTCTGGGACAGGCGGAGGAGGGGGCGTTGCCCGAGCGCGCCCGCGCGGGCGAGATCGTGTGGCACGCGGCTCTCCGAGGCTCTGACTCCGACGTGGTGTTGGATGTGGTCGTCCCGGTGGCGGATGAAAGTGGGGTGCGCCTGGGCTACATCCGCTTGCTCCGGCGTCTCCCGGATGTGGTGGAGGGCTTGCGGCTGGCGCGGCGGCTCATCCTGGGAGCCCTGGGGATCGGGTTGGCGGTGAGCGGGCTGCTGGGGCTGATCTTGGCGCAATCGCTGAGCCGACCCCTCCAGGCGGTGGCCTGGGCCATCGCGGAGTCTCCCCTGGAGGGGCCCGCGATGATCTTGCCGGAGAGCGGGCCTCAGGAGGTCCGTCAGCTCATCCGAACCTTCAATCGCCTCCAGACCCGGCGCGCGGAGCTCGAGGAAGCGCGCCGGCTGCTGTTGCGCAGCATCGTCCATGAGTTCGGCCGGCTGATCGGCGCCCTGCAGGCGGCGCTGCACGCCCTTCAGGCCGGCGCGGCCGAGGATCCTCGCTTGCGGGGGGAGCTGCTCCAGGGGATGTCCCAGGTCGCCGGAGATCTGACCCGGTTGCTGGACGATCTGGCGCAGACCTATCGGCAGACGCGGGAGCCGCTTTCTCTTCGCGCCCAGCCGCTGGATCCGGGGAGCTGGCTGCGGGCGCGGATCCTCCTCTGGGCCGGGATGGCCCGGGAGCGGGGATTGCGCTGGGAGGATGCGGTTCCGTCCGAACTCCCCTCGATCGTGGCGGATCCCGACCGGCTGGCTCAGGCGCTGGACAACTTGGTGGACAACGCCGTGAAGTTCACGCCGCCTGGGGGATGCGTGCGGATGGAGGCCGGGAGCGGGGATGGGAAGGTATGGATCCGGATTCAGGACACCGGCCCGGGGATCCCGCCGGAGGATCTGCCCCGGCTGTTCGAGCCCTTCTATCGGGGGCATCAGGAGGGACGGCCCGGCTTGGGGCTGGGCCTGTTCCTGGCCCGGACCATCGTGGAAGCCCATGGAGGGCGTCTGGAGGTAGCCAGTGAGCCGGGGGCGGGGAGCGCTTTCACCCTGATCCTGCCGGCAGCCCATCCGGATCGAAGGGGGAGCGCATGCTGAGCCTGGGGGTTCCTGCAGCTTCATCCGCGTGATCCCAACCAGCGGGACCATCTCTCGCATCCCCTCGTCCGATCAAGATTTATTCCGGTCTCAACCCGATTACCCAGATTGGGCATGGGAGGACACGTCGATAGGTTTCCAGATCCCGTTGAACCTTACTCAAATGAGGGAGATTCTTTCCTTTTATACTATCATCATACACGATTTCTACCGCAACATCAATAACCTCAAGATTATAGGCAAGCAAAAATTTCAAAAAATCGTTATAACAATCAGATGGATCTGAAAGTTGTATTTCTATCGCAACCTTGCTCTTCTTAAGATCAAACTTTAGGTGTTTATGTTGAGGAGTAACGGGTTGCTGGCGTTGCCAGCCTTTCCGAGCGAGCAACTCTTCCAAAATTTGTGCAGGAGTTGGACGTGCTCCTCTTCCCAACTTCGTCTTACCTAAGGATAGCAGGTATTGTAGCTGCCTAATCGAATCTTCGATCTCATCTATAAATTCTGGAAAGTGTTGGCTCAATATGGTTTTTGCGAATTTGAAATCGTATTCTGAGTAACCCATTTTCCTACCTCGGGCATAAGAGTTCAGGCTGTTATTTCGGAACATCAGCGCTTAAAGACCGGTGGCTCCCGCATCGCCTCCTCCGCTCCTCCGCGTCTCTGGCCCTGCTTCAAATTATAGCCGGTCGGATCCGGAAAAGCAGCCCACGTCTTTAAGGTCTCCTTAAGCTTGGCTTGAGCTGCTCTTCAGGACAGCGGGCCTGCCTGCAGGGTAAGTTCTTTTCAGGAAATCCGGCTGAAAGGAGGAGAAGCCCATGGCGCATGATGGGATCCGGCGGTTCGGCTTTGCCGTGGTCATGCTGGCCCTGGCGGCCTGCGCCCGGGCCACGCCCTCGCCGACCCCAAGCCCCACTCGGCCAGCGGCCACTCCCACGAAGGCGCCCACCTCGACGCCTACGCGGGCGCCCACTCCCACGCCGACGCGGGCCCCGACGGCGACCCCGACGCCCGCGCCCACGGCCACTCCCACGCCCCGGCCGACCCCCAGCAAGGCGGTCACGGTGAAGCTCGGCCAGAGCGCCGCGCTGGGGAAGTTCCTGACCGATGAGCAGGGCTTCACCCTCTATGTGTTCATGAACGATCCTCGGAACACCAGCACGTGCGAGGCGGAGTGCGCCCAGCGGTGGCCGCCTTTCCTGACTGCAGGCAAGCCCCTCGCAGGCCCCGGGGTGAACGCCGCCCTGCTGGGCACCATCCGCCGCAAGGATGGCACAACCCAGGTGACCTATAACGGGCATCCACTCTATTACTTCTCCGGGGACGCCAAGCCCGGCGACACGAACGGACAGGGGTTTAACAACCTGTGGTATGTGATCGGACCGGATGGCATGCCGATCAAGAAGTGAAGGCAAGGGGATGATGGGTGTCCATTATCCCCCGGTCTCCCACATCGCTGCGGAATCCGAATGATCGAGGGGTGAAAAGGAGGAAGAGATGGGACGGTGGAAGATGTGGATCGGCGCGTTGCTGACGGCGGGTTTTCTGCTTAGCGGGTGGGCGGGCACGGCCGGCCTCCGGGTCGCCTACGCCGCCCGCGCTCCCGCCCGGGTGATCCTGCGGGGGACCATTGCGAAGGTGGATCCGGCGGCGAAGACACTCACGGTGAAGACCGCGAAGGGAGAGACGGTGGAGGTCGTCGGAACTGACAAGACGGTCCTGCTGATAGTTGGGATCCGCAAGCCGACATGGAACGATCTCCATCCGGATGGGCGGGTGCTGGTGGTGGGGAAGCGGGCGGATGGCAAGGTGGAGGCCCTGCGCATCGGGGTGCGCCCACCTGTGCGGAGCGTGCGCGGGGTGATCGCGGAGATCCGAGGGAACCAGCTGGTCGTGGACACCGGGAAGGGCAAGGTCACCCTGGTCACCGACGAGCGCACCCGCTTCCGCATCCGGGGGTTGAAGAGCCCCAGCGTGAAGGACCTCCGGGTCGGCGATCGGGTGAGCGCGGTGGCCGTCGGACACTGGGATGACCTCTGGTATGCCAACCAGGTCGCCCGGATCCGTCCCACCCGCTGAAGGGCGCGACGTTGGCCGGTGGGGGGCATGGATACGGCCCCCCACCGGTCGATCCTTGTTTCGGAGGACCCTTCGATGATCCGCATCGGCGCGGAAGAGCTGCTTCTGATTCTGTTCCTGGCCCTTCTGCTGTTCGGGCCGGGTCGGCTGTCGGCTATCGCCCGGGAGCTGGGCCAGAGCGTGCGGGAGTTCCGACGCGGCCTGACGGAGAACAGCGAGAGCGCCGCGCCGGAACCGCGTGAACCGCGCGGATCCCCTCCGGAGCCCCCAGGGCCTCCCGCGTGAGCTTTCTTGCAGGAGCTTCCGTTGCGGACTTGGGCAGGGTGGCCGAAGCCCCTGTTTCTTTCCAAAGCCCTGGTTTTGCTGCTGCTCGTGGCCGTGGGTGGGGCCGGGTGGGCGCTCCATCGCCGGACGCAGGCCTCCGAGCTGTGGCGTATGGGGGGATGGATCCTCCTGGGCGGATGGGGACTCGCCCTGCTGGGGCTTCTCCTGTTGGGGCTATATCTGCGCTGAGCCTTGCCTTCCCGGTTTATCTCTTTACAGGAGGCTAATCGATGAGCCCACAGGCATCCGCTGATCCCGAAATCAAGCGCTACCTCCGGGATCTCGGCTCCTCGAATCCAGATCGGGTGCGCGCAGCCCGGGAGGCCCTGGCCGCCCTGGGCGCTCCGGCGCTGGAAGCCTTGATCGCGGTCCTCCAGGAAGAGGAAGACTCGTTACGCTGGGAGGCTGTCAAAGCCCTCCGGGACCTGGGGGATCCCCGCGCCGCCCCACTGTTCATCCGCCTTCTCCTCGAGGATCCCAACCCAGGGGTCCGCTGGCTGGCGGCGGAAGGGCTTCTCCGCCTCGATGAGACGGGATTGCAGGCTTTGCTGGAGGCCCTGGTTCATCATTCGGATTCTCCCTGGCTGCGGGAGGGCGCCCGTCACGTTCTGAAGGCACTCGCGGCCCGGGGACATAGGACGGAGCTCCTGCCGGTCCTGGAGGCCATGGACGGACTGGAACCTGCTTTGACGGTGCCGCCTGCTGCCCAGCGGGCCCTGGATTCCATTTTCGGCCACGGATCAACGGCGTGATCGGTCCGAGGAGTTCCACATTGTTCCCCGTCGGGTCCTCTGAGAGAAGGCGTCCCTCGGCCTGAGTTTTTGACGCCCTTCCGCCTTGCGCATACACTCAATACGTCCACCGGATGGACTCCATCCATGTGCGCCGGAGGGATTCGCGATGGCCGACCATGAGACCACGTGGGGGGATCATCCGCGGACAACGGTGCGTCTTCGGCCCGGCGAGCGGGTCACCCTGTGCCGGTGCTTTCAGTCGAAGAACTTCCCGTTCTGCGATGGGTCCCATCGGGAGGTCGCGGGACGGGGCCCGGTGACGGTAGTCGTGCTGCAGGAGGAGCCCTCCGAGTCGAGGGGCGTCATCTGAGGCGCGGCGCAGGCCCGCAGGACTGCGCATCCGAGAAAACCCCAGGGGAGGGGAACGACCGATGGGTGAGCATGAGGTGACCATCACGGCACAGAATTTCGAGCAGGAAGTCCTGAAGTCCGAGAAACCGGTGCTGGTGGATTTCTGGGCGGAGTGGTGCGGGCCGTGCAAGGCCCTGGAACCCATCGTGGCCCAGATCGCCCGGGAATACGCCCAGGTCCTGAAGGTGGGCAAGTTAAATGTGGACGATTACCCCGAGCTGGCCATGCGCTATGGGGTGATGGGGATCCCCACCCTCATCCTGTTCAAGGACGGGCGGGAGGTGGCGCGGATCGTCGGCTACCAGCCCCGGGAGCGCCTGCTCCGGCAGATCCTCCCGCATCTCCAGCCAGCCCCACAACGGTGAGCGGAGCCGGACCCAGGGGTCGGGGGAAGCCGGAGATCCCCGATCCCTGGTTTTCTTCCCTCATTCATAGCGCAGGGCGACGATGGGGTCGAGCCGGGCGGCGCGCCAGGCCGGGTAGAGGCCAGCGGCCAGGCCCACCGCGGAACTGATCCCCACCGCCAGCAGGATCGCCTCCGGGGTCACGATGGCCCGGAACGCCCCTCCAGCCAGCGTGGAGATCAGGAAAGCCACCCCGATCCCCAGCAATACCCCCAGGAACCCTCCGATGAGGGCCAGGAGAACCGTCTCGATCAGGAACTGGAGCAGGATGTCCCGTCGCCGGGCCCCCACGGCCTTGCGCAGGCCGATCTCCCGTGTTCGCTCCCGCACGGAAACCAGGGTGATGTTCATGATGCCGATCCCTCCCACCAGCAGGGAGATCCCGGCGATGGCGGAGAGGAAGGCGGTCAGGATCAAGGTGAGGTTGCCGAAGAGACTCAGGATCTCCTCCTGGGAGACCACGGTGAAATCCTCATCCTCCCGGAAGCGGATGCCGTGGCGCTCTCGCAAGACAGCCGTGGCCTGCTCCTGCGCCGCCCGGATGCGGTCCGGGGAGCGAGCGACCAGCACGATGGCCGAGAGGCCGGGTTCCCCGCTGCGCCCCCGCACCGAGTAGAGATACTGATGCATGGCGCTTAAGGGGATGAGGATCACCTCATCGTCGTTCCCGAAGGAGGTGCCTCCTTTGCGGCTCAGGATCCCGATGACCCGGAAGGGGACATCCCGGATACGGATCAGCTGCCCGACGGGATCGGCTTCCCCGAACAGCCTTCGGGCGGCCTCCACGCCCAGGAGCGCCACCCGGGCCGCAGTCCGCTCGTCCTCCGGGGTGAGGAAGCGGCCTCGCGCCACCGTCCAGTTCCGGGCGACCTGATACTCCGGCGTCACCCCACGCACGGTGGTGACCATCCGCTCCCTGGCGGAGGCCACCGGGAGCGTCTGGGCCACCACCGGGGCCACCATGACGATGTCTGGCGCCCGGGCGGGATCCTGCAATGCCCGCGCATCCCCCAGGGTCAGGGCGGGCCGCAGCAGGCCGGACTGCTGGGCGGCGGCCCGGGTGAGGCCGCTCTGGGAGAACCCGCCGGGGAAGACGAACAGCACGTTGGGCCCGATGGCCTCCACCTGGCGCTGGATGTAGTCCCGGACGCCCTGGCCGGCGGCCAGCAGGGCCACGACGGCGCCGACCCCGATCAGGATGCCCAGCAGGCTGAGGGCGGTGCGCAGTTTGTTGGCCAGCAGGCTTTGAAGGGCTGTCTGCAGGTTCTCCTGAAATTGCGCGATCATCGCTTCCGGTCCTCCCGAACGATGCGGTCGCTCCCCCCGTCATTCGGCGCGGAGGGCGACGATGGGGTCGAGCCGGGCGGCGCGCCAGGCCGGGTAGAGGCCGAAGAAGAGCCCGACGGCGGCGCTCACCCCCACGGCCAGGAGCACCGTATCCAGGCCCACCGCCGCCCGCACCGCTCCGCCGCTCAGGACGTTGATCGTCGAGGCCAGGGCGATCCCGGCCCCGGTGCCCAGGACGCCGCCGAGCATCGTGATCAGGATGGCCTCGGTGAGGAACTGGAGCAGGATGTCTCGCCGACGGGCTCCCACGGCCTTGCGCAGGCCGATCTCCCGCGTCCGCTCGGTCACCGAGACCAGCATGATGTTCATGATCCCGATGCCCCCCACGATCAGGGAGATGGCGCCCAGCGCCCCCAGGAACACCGTGAGCACGCCGGAGATCTGCCCGAAGATCGAAACCAGCTCGAACTGGGTCAGGATGGCGAAGTCGTCCTCGTCCCGGAAGCGGATGCGATGCCGCTCCCGCAGGAGCTCTGTGATCCGTCGGACGATCTCGTCGGTGTATTCCGATCGGGTGGCCTGGAGCATGATCCCGGTCACCAGCGGCTCCCCGGTTCGCGGATCCCGCGCGTCGTAGAGCATCTCCTGGGCCACCGTGATCGGGATGAAGGCTAGGTCGTTGTAGTCCCCGAAGGCGTTGCCGCCCTTATCCGACATCACCCCGATCACCCGGAAGGGAACCCCGTTGATGCGCACCGTCCGCCCCACCGGGTTGGGGACGTCCGGGAAGAGGCGGCGGGCCGGGGTGAGGCCCAGCACGATCACCCGGGAGCGGTTGAGGAGATGGGCCTCCTCGAGGAACGTGCCGTGCTGGGGAGGCCAGTTGCGGGCGGGGGCGTAGCCCGGGGTGGTCCCCAGGATCACCGTCACCGCCTCGCGGCCCTCGCTCTCCAGAGGCCCGAAACGCTGGATCACCGGGACGACGACGGTGACCCGGCCGCGCACCTCCTGCTCGATGGCGCGCACATCCCGCATGGTGAGGGAGGAGATGTCCTGCAGCGCGGCCCCTGCGGATGGGCCCTCCGCCGCTGCTCGTGGGATCACGAAGATCAGGTTGGTGCCGAGGGCGGCGAACTGGTCCTGGATGTAGTTCTGCACCCCGCGGCCGATGGCCACCATGGCGATGACGGCAGCCACCCCGATCAGGATGCCCAGGAGGGTGAGGGCCGCCCGCAGACGGTTGGTGGCCAGAGTCTCGAAAGCTTGTTGGATGTTCTCCCTCCACAACGCCGCTCGCATCCCGGTATCCCCTTCTTTGCGGATCCGATCAGCGCCGGAGGAAGATCCGGAACGAAGAAGCCGGTTGCACCTCGCCCAGGACGACGCGGTCGCCTTCTTGAAGCCCCTCCAGGACCTCGCTCTCGGTCTCCCCCTGGGCGCCCAGGCGAATCTCCACTTCCTCCGCCCGATCGCCGACCACCCGATACACGAAGGCCCGCCCGGTCTCCCGATCCCGCCGGACGGCGGCGTTGGGCACGAGGAGCACGTTCTCCCGGCGCTCCACTTCGATCTCCACGTTGGCGCTCATGCCGGCGCGCAGAACGGGATCCCGCTCATCCAGCACCACGCGGACTCGATAGGTGGCGGCGCCGCCGGCTTCGGTGGCGGCGGGAGCGATGGCGTCGATGTGCCCGCGGAAGGAC is drawn from Thermoflexus hugenholtzii and contains these coding sequences:
- a CDS encoding ABC transporter permease, with translation MIAQFQENLQTALQSLLANKLRTALSLLGILIGVGAVVALLAAGQGVRDYIQRQVEAIGPNVLFVFPGGFSQSGLTRAAAQQSGLLRPALTLGDARALQDPARAPDIVMVAPVVAQTLPVASARERMVTTVRGVTPEYQVARNWTVARGRFLTPEDERTAARVALLGVEAARRLFGEADPVGQLIRIRDVPFRVIGILSRKGGTSFGNDDEVILIPLSAMHQYLYSVRGRSGEPGLSAIVLVARSPDRIRAAQEQATAVLRERHGIRFREDEDFTVVSQEEILSLFGNLTLILTAFLSAIAGISLLVGGIGIMNITLVSVRERTREIGLRKAVGARRRDILLQFLIETVLLALIGGFLGVLLGIGVAFLISTLAGGAFRAIVTPEAILLAVGISSAVGLAAGLYPAWRAARLDPIVALRYE
- a CDS encoding ABC transporter permease; translated protein: MRAALWRENIQQAFETLATNRLRAALTLLGILIGVAAVIAMVAIGRGVQNYIQDQFAALGTNLIFVIPRAAAEGPSAGAALQDISSLTMRDVRAIEQEVRGRVTVVVPVIQRFGPLESEGREAVTVILGTTPGYAPARNWPPQHGTFLEEAHLLNRSRVIVLGLTPARRLFPDVPNPVGRTVRINGVPFRVIGVMSDKGGNAFGDYNDLAFIPITVAQEMLYDARDPRTGEPLVTGIMLQATRSEYTDEIVRRITELLRERHRIRFRDEDDFAILTQFELVSIFGQISGVLTVFLGALGAISLIVGGIGIMNIMLVSVTERTREIGLRKAVGARRRDILLQFLTEAILITMLGGVLGTGAGIALASTINVLSGGAVRAAVGLDTVLLAVGVSAAVGLFFGLYPAWRAARLDPIVALRAE
- a CDS encoding HEAT repeat domain-containing protein, with amino-acid sequence MSPQASADPEIKRYLRDLGSSNPDRVRAAREALAALGAPALEALIAVLQEEEDSLRWEAVKALRDLGDPRAAPLFIRLLLEDPNPGVRWLAAEGLLRLDETGLQALLEALVHHSDSPWLREGARHVLKALAARGHRTELLPVLEAMDGLEPALTVPPAAQRALDSIFGHGSTA
- a CDS encoding sensor histidine kinase KdpD — protein: MFRTFRSRLLWSVWLPFLVMAPILGLMLIGLVEERILLPALAQEMIDQGILIARLGQVLPEIWRDPEAAQAFLRALEIRQPTQVLLLDPSGRLLAGPEERGLLGQAEEGALPERARAGEIVWHAALRGSDSDVVLDVVVPVADESGVRLGYIRLLRRLPDVVEGLRLARRLILGALGIGLAVSGLLGLILAQSLSRPLQAVAWAIAESPLEGPAMILPESGPQEVRQLIRTFNRLQTRRAELEEARRLLLRSIVHEFGRLIGALQAALHALQAGAAEDPRLRGELLQGMSQVAGDLTRLLDDLAQTYRQTREPLSLRAQPLDPGSWLRARILLWAGMARERGLRWEDAVPSELPSIVADPDRLAQALDNLVDNAVKFTPPGGCVRMEAGSGDGKVWIRIQDTGPGIPPEDLPRLFEPFYRGHQEGRPGLGLGLFLARTIVEAHGGRLEVASEPGAGSAFTLILPAAHPDRRGSAC
- a CDS encoding BglII/BstYI family type II restriction endonuclease, translating into MGYSEYDFKFAKTILSQHFPEFIDEIEDSIRQLQYLLSLGKTKLGRGARPTPAQILEELLARKGWQRQQPVTPQHKHLKFDLKKSKVAIEIQLSDPSDCYNDFLKFLLAYNLEVIDVAVEIVYDDSIKGKNLPHLSKVQRDLETYRRVLPCPIWVIGLRPE
- a CDS encoding twin-arginine translocase TatA/TatE family subunit — protein: MIRIGAEELLLILFLALLLFGPGRLSAIARELGQSVREFRRGLTENSESAAPEPREPRGSPPEPPGPPA
- a CDS encoding response regulator transcription factor — encoded protein: MGARILLVDDDALLRRSLAFSLEQAGFRVHTAASAEEALAVAARERPDLVLLDIGLPGMDGLEALRRFREVLGVPVVFLTARRRELDQVVGLELGADDYITKPFDTDVLIARIRAVLRRVRGASASPPPPGRLVVGDLVLDPEGRTVTVAGRPVVLSPKEFDLLYTLALAPNRVLSTETLLAQVWGAEYEGQPETLYVHIRWLREKIEEDPEHPRRIVTVRGVGYKLVPQG
- a CDS encoding DUF5666 domain-containing protein; its protein translation is MGRWKMWIGALLTAGFLLSGWAGTAGLRVAYAARAPARVILRGTIAKVDPAAKTLTVKTAKGETVEVVGTDKTVLLIVGIRKPTWNDLHPDGRVLVVGKRADGKVEALRIGVRPPVRSVRGVIAEIRGNQLVVDTGKGKVTLVTDERTRFRIRGLKSPSVKDLRVGDRVSAVAVGHWDDLWYANQVARIRPTR
- the trxA gene encoding thioredoxin encodes the protein MGEHEVTITAQNFEQEVLKSEKPVLVDFWAEWCGPCKALEPIVAQIAREYAQVLKVGKLNVDDYPELAMRYGVMGIPTLILFKDGREVARIVGYQPRERLLRQILPHLQPAPQR
- a CDS encoding CDGSH iron-sulfur domain-containing protein, yielding MADHETTWGDHPRTTVRLRPGERVTLCRCFQSKNFPFCDGSHREVAGRGPVTVVVLQEEPSESRGVI